One Gossypium hirsutum isolate 1008001.06 chromosome A11, Gossypium_hirsutum_v2.1, whole genome shotgun sequence genomic window carries:
- the LOC107900177 gene encoding lysine-rich arabinogalactan protein 18 has translation MDRRSAFAVALICIVVAGVGGQSPSAAPTKAPPAATTPSTAPATAPVSKSKSPAPTAAPTTLPPAAAPSESAAVPAPSKFAPASSPPAAAPVSTPPAPVTVSPPLAKSPPAAAPTTPPESSASPPAPVAAPTTAEVPAPAPSKSKSKKKSKKHGAPAPSPDMLGPPAPPTGAPGPSLDASSPGPSVAADESGAESIKSLQKIIGGLALGWAAIGLIF, from the exons ATGGATCGTAGAAGCGCGTTTGCTGTTGCTTTGATCTGCATTGTGGTTGCTGGTGTCGGTGGTCAATCACCGAGCGCCGCTCCCACTAAAGCACCCCCGGCTGCGACTACGCCTTCTACTGCACCCGCTACTGCTCCTGTGAGTAAATCTAAGTCACCAGCTCCCACTGCTGCTCCAACTACTTTACCACCGGCTGCGGCTCCGTCAGAGTCTGCGGCCGTTCCAGCCCCATCAAAATTTGCTCCAGCTTCTTCCCCTCCGGCTGCTGCTCCAGTGAGTACCCCACCGGCTCCAGTTACTGTGAGCCCTCCTCTAGCCAAATCGCCACCGGCTGCTGCACCAACAACTCCTCCAGAGAGCTCGGCCTCTCCTCCTGCTCCTGTTGCGGCTCCAACAACTGCCGAGGTTCCTGCACCAGCTCCAAGCAAGAGCAAGAGCAAAAAGAAGTCAAAGAAACACGGTGCTCCCGCTCCTTCACCTGATATGCTTGGACCTCCCGCTCCACCAACTGGCGCTCCAGGACCTAGCCTCGATGCGTCCTCTCCCGGTCCTTCTGTCGCCGCCGATGAG AGTGGAGCAGAGAGCATCAAGAGTTTGCAAAAGATAATTGGAGGATTGGCATTAGGATGGGCAGCCATTGGGTTGATCTTCTAG